The Silene latifolia isolate original U9 population chromosome X, ASM4854445v1, whole genome shotgun sequence genome contains the following window.
gcggttctttgataggttgctccggcattgatgaggccgaaaggcatgaccgtgtagcaatatgtaccccactgtgtagtgaacgcagttttgtgcatgtcttcctcagccatcttaatctggttgtacccagcatacccgtccatgaatgataagagagcatgctcggcggtgttgtctaccagaatgtcaacatgtggcaaagggaagtcgtcttttggactcgccttgttcgatccgaagtcgacgcaaacccgaattcttccgtctttctttggcatgtgcacaatgttggccacccaatccgagtattcgacactttgatgaacccaccTTGAAccgtttgtccacttcttctttgatttttagggcccactcaggacgcatccggcgtaactCTGCTTTTCACGAGTGTTTAGCTccggtttaatgggtatccggtgctcgcaatttctctgtcaatcctgcatatctctgtaagaccaggcgaacacgtccttgtattcgtggaggaggtcaatgaactgttgtctttccgaggggtccagggttgtccctatcctaagttcttgaggtgtattgtcggttcctacgttaataggttcggtttcctcaatgatgggggttctggtttcccgtttgtcaagttctttggctaagtgggGTGGGTAGTCaatcaagtcaaattcctcatagtcattcaaaattgcattgcagttaaattgagacgagtcataagcaaacttagcgttcattaagttgacacgagcgaaaagctcggaaaggacagacatctcgtggtcagtcagaggcgacacaacagagaaGTGGCTCCTGGaataggctccaggttgtcacctttcatgggagtgggggtgaccctagtggactcagcctctgaatcagccacgactttgtgataaaacagtgggaaggggaccttgactgggacatccgaagtgttaggagctatgacagactctgactccgactcagactcagaatcttcctcacttccctccttgaacatagggccttctccagttgttatcttgagaatgcggccttggcgatcggtccacttgatggtcttcctccagccctgggtggctttctccgggtcagtattggagatcaaggcggttggatcaaattggttgtctttcagggcgatgttgatgatgtcctcatagtcgaggtgtttaatgttatcttccccgaagaggagtgtgacagcttgtccgtcaaggcatggtgacggtttggactcgctGATGATCttttcgatgttgtcggggataaagtagcgatcctggaagacttccactcccggtaTCTATCCCCGGCCacgagtcatagattggctccggaaagccgtggtagagttcgactctccctcggggacaaagtatccgttgagagtcaggtggtagggacggaggataaccccgtgcttcttgcgttttcggactaggaggttcatctcctggatatctttgtcagtaggttcgtatcccagcccaaagggaatgttggggaccttagcttgtttcaagggaggcaatgggtcctttagtggattgagcggcaaacccgggaagtaaccctgacgcatcatgatatggttgatcgtgaggttggtgaacgggtcacactcaaaGGTTGCAGGTTCATCAGTTATGgtgttcacggcttggaaaccccacatttcattgtcgtcctcctcaatggcttgggaggttaCCCCTCTTCTCaaaactgctttgattggggaagcgggaattgtgatcgttttcccgttgaaggggaccctgatcttttagtggagcgttgatgtgaccgccttgacggcgtgaatccagggacgtcccaggagcatgttgaaggacacgtcgatgtcgaccacttgaaaactggtttgcctttccagtggcccggttgcgacggccaaagtgactagcccagcgaccttgcgacgagtgtcgtcgtaggcgcgtactccttgattcgttgggattaaatcatattccttgatacccagcctgtgggcagttttgagaggaatgacattcatggcggaaccgtcatccacgaggaccattggtatatttttctggaggcattgtacggtgatgtacagagccaggttatgattggttccgaacagggggatatcctcgtcggagaagacgaccgggttactcaaatcaggggcgtctctcgtcatgtgtgccactatttcttctggggaagaggtggagggcacggttaatttccccaaggcctgcagtaaggcctatcggtgctcaaaagacgttgcaatcagttgccaaattgagatttcggccttTGCTTTCTGGAGTTGTCTcgggattgagttctcgggagcctttggttgagtgtccgcttccgggacgatttggtcattcgttgttggaacgaccgctgagttgctcggattctgatagggacgtccggaccgggtgaggtgtccgatttccttcgtccgcttttccttccccgggatgacatatacatcctcaacatcatcccgccatatgccgttaatttcagggtctcgaggataccttggaggggtattcctcggtgggtagttcttgtggggaatatttttgtgagggcgatttttatgggggtagttattttgagggtaattattttgagggtagttattttgagggtagttattttgagggtagttattttgagggtgattttcgtgaggtctatgccagaatggtcgcgggagcaatccatcctggggtgggtagttttgaatgcttggggaattctccctcggacgcggtgttgggggattaaagatgagtcgacggtaggcatcgtcgagtcgggtgattctctcagagaggctggctatggcctcttcgacttgctgaaacatagtgagcatggtggcagtaCTGAACAGTCTAAGGTCGGCTCATCGTCATAGATGGcatgaattcccagaggattcgtcttgttgttcggcttagttggtgggggtataggcaaatctcccttctcaatcatgtcttgaatgaggtgcttgagtttgaagcaattttcggtatcatgccctttccctcgatgataccggcgagggcgttggggttccaaaatcgggatttcttggcgtcggccgggtccggggtgggcccgatcggttgtaacttcccttggtccatgagccttttcaaggcacttgcataagtcgaccctatgttggtgaacactctctgagggcgttcagttttcttggcagatagttcgacgaggttaacctcatcaatcttgtttgtctgtccgtaagggcgagatccggttgaggtggatccctggtaacccctgccggtggtctttgctaagacaccctttcggaggtcgtcctcaatacgtgtccctagaatctgcagatcttgaaacgttttgatattttgatacctcagtaggttggcataaaccgggcggaggttgttgacaaatttttccacgaGTTGATTCACGGCCATCGATTAaccgagtactcaccctcctccaacgggttaggaactcagtgaacccatccttgtcattttgggttaacacctcgagagtacgggtgttggcctggatttcgacgttgtcggcatactgtttggcaaactcgacTGCGATCTCATctcaagtggtaaggtttttcgggtccaaggagtagtaccattggcgaggaatcggctccaaagaggacgGGAAGATTctggtaaaaagctcctgtttgacccccttaatggccatgtagtctttgaaagcacggatgtggttgagtgggtcttccactcccttgaacttaggcacatcgtcGGGGGTGAAGTTGTCGGTAacggtccccaacaggttcgaaccttcggttattttcaaggtggatgttgttaccccgggctaggagttgttcttccaagagtttcagcctcttctcagtttcagtcagaggtggggtattatgttccacaatttccttgttctcgagggcgtcgatacgggtctcgacgcgatccagggtgaccttaagagcggtaagtaggctggctagctgatcagttgtgacatctctgttgttatcattgttgttgtggttgacagacgaagttgaagacggggccatggctctgaggcagaaaaacggctcacattacaactcaatccgacacggtccaagactgaacacagacaacacagaggacgagacaaagatcgacttaataagacggggtgaccgtgtgtggtccctcggtgctgactcgatttgtgacgtgacggtgtttgaccgaacctttgacacgagtccaatcatgacggcgcgacgccattttacgggtctcgtggtgagacgactcataagtaaagacccataagtacgtttgctttgactcgatagacacgaggcagaattgaaatggtggactgaagttttcgaaaatagagattttcaaaaagatttatTTGTcactttaatgggcggcttccgaagatagaaatctccgcaagtcgatcagttgaaaagggttgtcttaagtttatttgcaaaagacggtttgagtttgagtcggctcgcaAAACAGTTTGTTGCTtccaaagacggttttgaaattcaaaattgtatgtttttaaaatcgggtttgaaatgtttgaaaaggtctcggggacggtgcatggtcctcgggatctcgaaagtgtctcgagaaaagggtgtgtgcttttctcgtgTTTTGAAAgggagccattgtcggcgcgaaacgggttaaaatccgtgtctagacgcggtgattataacggcgtaaaaaggtgatttgaaatggttatacaaaaccgggtttgaaaatcgtcattatgacggcctagaaagacgtgttgaaatggttatacaaaaccgggtttgaaaatcgtcattatgacggccttgaaaggcgtgttgaaatggttatacaaaaccgggtttgaaaatcgtcattacgacggcctagaaagacgtgttgaaatggttatacaaaaccgagtttgaaaatcgtcattacgacggcctagaaaggcgtgttgaaacggttatacaaaaccgggtttgaaaatcgtcattacgacggcctagaaaggcgtgcatcggccggcgaaagaccgagttttgaaatggccattataacggcgcaaaaagggtgtttttgaaagtttgaaaatgacacggaaggacttatgatcaaatagcacataagcactcacagttcattatattatgcatcatgctgacacgggttttggcttagaagggtgggttacacaccaagcaatcaaaccccgatttacgagagggataccaatccaaacaaaatgtgtaaggagggtgccctagcctcgtgctcgaaagtgatgaaagctctttgacgaaacagaaatgtgtaacgtcaatggtatgcttgactcaatcgggattcaaaacgcggggatgagaaaactcacgccgacgggacgagcgaattggtcgaaaagggttaggttgtgggcccggacaaggaacccgaccgtgaccgtactatcaattaatgcattccaaccaagatcttgttcgagtctcaccatctagggatcacaaagatttaagtgtcctagttttccccagcggagtcgccaaactgtggatatGGGctacgtctcggtctgtggatttgggccacctaccgatctacggtcacgggccacctgcacgccaagccaaattgtggacatgcagcggtctcttgaaagccacgcttggcggcgtaaaaatgccttcgaccggatcgttttagatcggtcggtttcgtctcggtaagggtctcgaaacgattagagatgttcggagtcgccaccaagcatttgtgggatgcctggaacccattcgaattacactttatacctcagtcaaatcgaagcacaaagcagcatttgacataggtactaaagataaggaaatcgtccctctttagcatcctatctctagaatgactctcgtacgccctggataaggtcgtccactatccaaagtttctgagtaagaggtgaaggtacgtattgggaagccctttaatcagacacccaatcccgcccgcgtttagcggcctctactgatcgatcttggttggttgaatgcaaaaattgataaaacggtttaaatgcatgaatgcgcatccaatgatttaaacctaacatgtgagagctttctaagtcggttgatttaatccacgtatcaagtataagatgtcgagttggattaatggttgatttgcatgcaagacgaaaattaaacatccatttaccgtattaggtttagggtgcataacatgatccatttatcttagtaaggcattttgcaaatatggttttgaataatcgaatagtcatctgatccgtcctatatccgggttaaccagagtcgggatcgtcctagactaatgccgAAGGGAACAGCCCCCTGCACtgcacggctataagaggcgcgagcgcccggcggtgtaaggggcctccctttggttttgaaaatgagaaagaaaaggcctgcttgaggcgcgggttagccaacggttgtatgccgtgttctgactgtttagaaaacgttataaaacgtgttaaaaatgggtttttgaacccggttttgttttgaaagggtcgtttagaccgcatttgtcgatttgaagaactagactcgaataatcatcattatttgataatattcggtgtcgggttcggtttgacaagcttgacatgaatagttttgaaaatgattatggactaattgttttaagtccattttgaatgtaattagttggtactcgtcatcgtaccagggttaaaatccggcatggtatgtagaaccaaggatgattttgcgttggtgactaatatgtttgcttgaaaatgtaaagaaatgaaataaaaggctttaaaataccttttaaatgtcattaaccaaatattatcaccgaaacacggatttaaccgtcatggtatgaagaaccaagggtgaagaatgttttatggttaaaacatgtgaaaaaaaaacaaaaaggtttcgaaaatacttgaaatggtaaaaaccgattacaaatatgaaaaatgggttgagggaaatgacgagaacaaacacggttgatctctggtctgagcaccccatttaggcgcgagccatttggcgacctaaggggcttctgcctcagaccaaaaaatcggttttggctcgtttattccatgttttggttcatgttatgcatgttttagcatgttaaagtcatgaaacaaatgaaaacataataaaagaggatttttacaccctcatacttacatgttcggttatggcgagtgaccgacgtaagtgtaataactcgtttgatcggaaaaaactcggtttaaaaccattttggtaagtaaagagtgttttaaaagtttagtgatggtgtagtggtcaaagttgtcggtcaagtggtttaatgcacgattacggtaccaaacaatgtgtaaggctcgtgtttacgatcggtaggtcgtaaacacacgtcggattgtgacttaagaagtcgagtcgagaattttaagggagaaaagagggggcggacactcgcgtaagtctcaaatgggtggcatttgaggggtatttataggagaatgagtggttgtgtgagttttgagcgacgtggccacctgggctgctcaaagaggcgcgagccacgtcgcgggtcttcgagttgtgttgtcactatcacaacaaacgcaatcatgatttgttctatcctaggttttgtagtcacatgtttggtacttgaccaacatgaatccgggaaaacttaataTAGAAGgtttgaagatattttgtttttgtggttgactcggtttgactcgttgttggagtcgggatttgaatttttgagtcggtttttggtccggtgtcggttttgactctagttagtgtcattgcgaccccgtcaccgtgaattaaacactctaggtatttttgaaattttttgaaatgttttgttttcgaaatcgttttaagttttccgacgtaaagttgtacacaaactgtcgatcaaacgctgcgatcccaaaacatgttgtagtccgataatcatcgggtgtttgttggagtctcagcagatactgggtatctacaggaacgtcgtttcacaactctcatcccaaagaaatctggtctctttcctcatcaaaacTGCCATAGGTCTAGCGGTCTTAGAGAAATCCTTTACGAACCTCGTGTAGTAGccaactaaacccaagaaacttcggatctcagcaacattctttggtgtttCCCATTTTgacactgcctcaatcttactaggatccaccgacacaccTTCTTTTAAGATCACAAGGCCTAGAAAAGCCAccctctctaaccagaactcacagtTAGATAACTTAACATACAgctgattatctcgcaaagtctgcagtaCTAACCTCATGTGCTCCTCGtgatcctccttagtcttagagtagaccaaaatgtcatcaataaagactaccacaaacctgttcaagaacggACTAAAGATCTAGTTCATAAGGTCCATGAATACTGCTGGTGCTttagtcaacccaaaaggcattaccacatactcatagtgaccataccgtgATCGAAAtgttgtcttaggaatatcctcagcTGCAATCCTCaactgatggtaacccgacctcagatCTATTTTAGAAAACACTCCGTCTTCACTCAGCTAGTCAAAAggatcatcaatccttggcaaaggatacttgttcttcacggtGACATGGTTTAACTCTTTacagtcgatgcatagcctcatactaccctctttctttttcacgaacaAAACTAGTgcaccccaaggcgatacactaggtctaatgtactcTTTGTCCAATAACTCATTCAGTTGCTTTTCCAACTCCTTAGGTCCCATGCGGTATAGAGCCTGAGATATAGATACCGTCCCCGGTTTAAGCTCAACACTAAAGTCAATGTCCCTCTTAGGAGGTAATCCTGGTATCTCTTCCGGAAAAACATCCCCGAACTCACTAACCACTGGTATATCAGTTGCTGACGGCTCCTCTACCCGAGTATCCCACACGAGGCAAAGGATCAAAGTACACTTCTTTCTCaaatatgactttaaagtcatcactgaTATAAGTTTCATCTTGGGCGTTACAACAAACTCCCTATATGACATTTTGGTTCCCTTAGGCCCTTTTAAAGACACTATCTTCTaccgacaatctatcttagcctagTACTTACCCAACCGATCTATCCCGACTATAACCACAAACCCCTCCAAAGGTAACTCTAACAGATTGACTGGTAAGTCTACTTGCCCAACCATCATAGACACCCCTTTATATAACTTAGTACATGACAcggactctcccgaaggtataaacacatcatcttttacaaacTCATATTCTCCCAACCCCATAACTAAGGCATGACCCCTAGACACAAACGAGTGGGTttcccctgaatcaaacaaaacaaaagacggcgTGTTATGAACAAGGAAAGTACCAGTAacaacatgagcatcatcctcagcttccTGCTTACCCATCATAAAAAGTTCCCGCTGTTTTTCTGACCTCTACCTTGAACCGTGGTTGCTGAAGTAGTAGGCTTAGCTACCGAGTTCTGTGTCACCTGTTGGTCAGATGCTGATAAGACCCTCCATTATTGCGATTGTAGCTATCATTGTTGTTGCCTTGGCCTCCTTGATTACCCCATGACCCAGCTAGCCTATTACTAGCTAGACTCTGACTCGGAGCATGCGAGTAGTTTCCTTGATATGACCTCGGAAAATCTCCTCCTCCCCTTGCAGCGCTCGTACACTCAAACCGTTTGTGGCCCATCCCACCACAATTGAAACATAGAAGATTGGAGTTCTCACTAGTACTCTGGCCGTCTCTTACCCAAGCTCGAGATCCCCCGCCATAGCTAGATCCCCCAGAAAAATTCTTAGCCTGATTGTGATTGCTCCTCTTTTGGCTTGACTGGTTGCCACCCTCACTCTTAGCCTTTCTCTTTTCCACACTCTTTTCTTTAGCCTCCTTGGCCATGTCCACTAGCCTCTCAGCGTGCCTTACCCTTGCGTATAAATCTTTCAGATCAGTGATCTTCACTGCTAGCCCTATCTC
Protein-coding sequences here:
- the LOC141620043 gene encoding uncharacterized protein LOC141620043 encodes the protein MGKQEAEDDAHVVTGTFLVHNTPSFVLFDSGETHSFVSRGHALVMGLGEYEFVKDDVFIPSGESVSCTKLYKGVSMMVGQVDLPVNLLELPLEGFVVIVGIDRLVMTLKSYLRKKCTLILCLVWDTRVEEPSATDIPVVSEFGDVFPEEIPGLPPKRDIDFSVELKPGTVSISQALYRMGPKELEKQLNELLDKEYIRPSVSPWGALVLFVKKKEGSMRLCIDCKELNHVTVKNKYPLPRIDDPFD